The genomic interval TTTAGAGACTGTACCTCAGGAGTATTCTCAGGAGTGTGATCGTTTGGTACTAAAGTGTGAGGAGAGGGCTGGTCTTGCTCTTGCTCTGGAAGTGGGAGAGTTCCAACCAGATCAATATCATGCCTTGGTTGAGTCCCAACCAGAACAGACAGTAGTGTTTCatcaatttgatttttctccaaatttgtATCCTCAAAGCCTGGCCAGTTCTCCCAATTGTCCACATTCTGTTCTTCACATAATAGCTCCCCCTGAAGAGAAGAATGGGGACCGTGGTTTGGAAAGAAAGTTTCAGATTCGAGAAAAGTGACATCCATTGTGGTATAAAGACGCCTGGTAGTGGGATCATAGCACCTATAGCCTTTCTTATGTGCTGCGTACCCCAGAAAAACACAACGAACAGCACATGGATCAAGCTTTGTTCGCTGATTTTTATGAAGATGAGCATAAGCAACACAACCAAATATGCGTGGCAGAAGCATCAAGACAGACGACAATGACACATGATGAGCAAGAGCTTGTACTGGAGTTTCAAAGTTTAAGACTCAAGATGGCATTCGATTCAGCAAGTAAACAGCAGTGCCAACTGCATCTGCCCAATACCGTCGGGGTGCATGTACTGCTGTTAAAAGGGCTCGGGCTATTTCTAGGATATGCCTGTTTTTTCTCtccgcaacaccattttgttgtggtgtttgAGAACAAGTGGTTTCATGATGAAGACCATGTGCTTGGAAGTATTCTCGTAACTCATTATTGTCATACTCACTACCATTATCAGATCGAAGAATTTGAAGTTTAGCAGAAAATTGTGTCTTGATCATATTCTGGAAAGAACGAAAAATTCCAAACACCTCATTCTTATTTTTCATCACATACAACCAAGTCATACGTGTGCAGTCATCTACAAAGATCACAAACCATCTAACCCCTGAAGAAACTAAGATGGGAGCCGGACCCCAAACATCCGAGTGAATTAACGTAAATGGGgtctcacatttttttaaacttatggGATAGGATGCACAATGACTCTTGGCTAGAATGCAAGTTTCACACCTAAAATCAGACTCatgtaaatttgaaaacaaacttGGAAATAAACGctttaaataagaaaatgatgGATGCCCCAGTCGACGATGCCACAGCCAAATCTGTCGTTCTTTGTCATCAGTTCGAAGCATAGTATTTGCCTGGCTGAAGTCGAAATCATCCATGTAGTACAAGCCTCCTCTTTTAGTACCACGACCAATAATCTCTTTGGTGAGAATATCCTGGAACATACAGAAACTTGGATACATTAGTGCACAACAATTCAGGTCCTCAGTAGCTTGGCCTATAGATAATAATTTATTCGACAGAGATGGAACTAATAAAGTATTTGATAGTGAAAAAAAGGGTGAAAGTGCCACTCTTCCAGCCCCTGTAACTGGGTATGTCACTCCATTAGCATTGGCAACGCACGTCCGTTTTTGTTAAGTGGTTTCGACAAAATCTTGTGGATCAAATGTCATGTGATCGATTGCCCCTGAATTGATAATCCAACCATGGTTACCTGGATCATTAAGGGCCACAAATTTGTTTGCAGCAACAGGAAAGGAGTCCCCTTGTGGTACAGGGAATAGTTGAGATTCAGTGTTCACGAGTGTGGCTCGGCCATGATTGTCTGCACCAACATCGCGCTTCTTTTTGTCTTGAGTTCATGCCACCACTCTGGATATCCATGTAACTTAAAACTGGTGTCTTTGGTATGTTTCATATTCCCACAATGTGTGCAGCCCCCTCCCTCTGCTTGTGACTTTGACTTTGTTGATGGGTTAAGCTTTCCATTGGACAAAAAATTAAGTGAAAGTGGCTGCTGGGATTTTTGTCCGCCTTTTGAGAGCATAACAGCACTAGGTGTGGTATCTCCTTTTGTCAACATCACTGCTTGCCTTAGATCTTCCCTGCGAACATGTGCATAGGCCTGCTCTACTGTAGGAAATGGCTGAATTTGAAGCACATCTCCTCGAATCTTGTCAAGACGATCATCCAGTCCATCCAAGAATGTATAAACTCTATCCTCCTGTAAAATAGAATTATACCTCTATATATCAATTTCGCATTTCATCGGATTTGGGCGGCGAAAATCGATTTCTCTCCATAGACCTTGAAGATTGTTGTAGTATGTCTCGATAGATCCTCCGCTTTGTTTGAGCCTCGTTACCTTCCTCTTGAGATCATAAACTTGCGAGGTGTCGGTGCCATCAAAATACATGGTAGCGATAGCGTCCCATACTGCTTTCGCCGTTGGGAATCTGATGTAGTTACCGATCAGTTTTGGATCCATTGAATTAATCAGCCATCCCTTCACCACTGCGTTTTCAGTTCTCCATTTTCTAAAAATAGGATCACTCTCTTGGGGTTGTGGAAGATCCCCATTTATATATCCCAACTTGTCTTTGCCTGAGATGTACATCTCAACAACCTGGGACCAAAGTCCATAATTGGTGTCGTCCAACTTGATAACAATCGATGGTGCACCAACAGATTCGTGGCTCGGTGAGGTTGGTGTCTGGTTCAACATTTGTGATATTCTGGAGGTCAAGTCTACAAGAATTGGGTTCTCGCCTTGGGAACTCTCTATTAAGGGAGTACGTTCTGCCAttgctctaaaaaaaaaatctcagagAGTCCTAGAACCTTGTCTCTGATGCCATGTTAAAAAAGGGTATaatctttcattcattcataatatttcagaatacAAGAGTAAGCTTATAAAGTATGTACagagaaaaattattctagGAAGGTAGTTACTACCATACATAAATCTAGGCTAGAATTATTGGTATTCCATAATCAGTGGACACCGAATAACAAATAGAAAGAATCCCTATAATCTCTCCACAAGATCCTCTGTTAACAACTCATTCCACCTGGCCGACTCCTACCACCATAATAAGAAGACATATTAGACTTTGTCATGACCCAAGGAAGCATTAGCCACATTTGTGCTCTACTCCAAAAAAGATTCGAAGTTACAATTGAATCACTGATAAAGTCCAGTTTGCACTCATGTATCCACCCAGTATGTCAATAACAATCTCTCCTTCTCAGATACCTGCGGTGACTCGTGTTGTGGTATGGTGTCTCAACATCGCAtggcattattattattttattggcaccaggtgtccggGACAAAGTCacatcacattaaattattatgtcagctttaaaatcatttttcacgGCCGCAGGTAGCATTAGCCATATCTAAATCAAATTTACAATTGAAGCTTCGACATCATTTGTGAAACCCAATTCTACCTAGTAAACCACCAATTTAGGACTTAGCACCAACAACTTTATCATAAACCTCCAGATCAACTAGCATGAAACTTGATCAAATATATCAGAGTCTGTCATATTTCTTGCAAGcctcaaattgaaaaaaaatcgtTTCTTCCCCACGTCTGATTTTCATCTTCGTAATTATTGTTTCCAACAGATTCTTCTCTGAAATAAAGACGCAAATACATATAGCGCTGAAGTAAAATACCAACTTCCACAATACATCAAACAACTCGAATGCTAGGCAAATACCAAACCAATACTAGCGAAAACTAACGGAGAATTAGAGAAATTAAATAGGTCACATAAGtgatcaatttcaaaaaaaaaaaaaaatggaaaaggaaaagaaaagaaccaatATGAGGAACTGCTTCATAAATGAGGGTCCACGCACAGACTCATGTTCTGGCGACCATTTGATCAAGACGAAGCAAAGAATATAAACGGAATTACCTGGGGGTTGGTGGCCCGAGAATGACTGTTTGATTGGCGCATTGAGTAAAGGTCGAACGGCTTCAACAGCAACAAGAGTCTCCTCCTCGCCATTTTCTCTGTTTCTCTACGTAGAGTGAGTGTTTCGGAGCGGTGAGGATCGGTTGAGAAATAAGAAGGCCATAACAGTCCCTAATTGATACGggcttttttattaatttattattattattatttttttttttaaagacgaATTCATGAAAAGTggcctaaaattattttaaaataaaaaattgtaggtataatgttatattttaaattttgaacataagttaaaatttaaattttataaatcaaattatattgtGTAGAATGTGGATGGTGTAAAATCATTCaaataacatgatattttttaaaatcattctAACTAACTTTAAAAGCATTTGAAGTACATatttactaaataataaatatattttaaatataaatttttttaataaaattatataattaaaaaattatatttcctgTCGCAAATTCTGAATTCCAAACAAATATTTCATCGCTCCATTTAAGGGAAAGGATACACTCTCTCCAGTCTTCCATTTGTCTGAATTCCTctcatttttatctattttaatcaAAGATAAATGTTTCAGCCTACCTTTTATGTATccaattccaataaaaaaaacaattgatgccgtttatttcataattattttcaacttaattcatctaatttcatataattattataattttttaaaatttttatgtataataaaataaataatttaatttttttaaattttaaaataaaaataatataaaaaaaatattttataataattttttatttaattttttaattttaatattaattcatcTCTCCTcgtctaaaaaataaatgatggcGTTGGCTCATGTGATTAGATAGTAACtcaaaaaagttgtaatttacAAAGTTGTTATTCGACCTTTTCTACTCATGTGTTGGTTTTAATTgcttcttaattattaatatttaaaaaaattaaaattatatcatattagaTTGGTATGAgtaatgaatagaataatttaattattttaaaaataaaataaaaataaaaaaataaaataaaataaattgtgaagtagggtatatatataaataacaagctaTTCGTaataatatccaaattaggcATTGACCCACCTACCGAACCAAATCGATCTGGCCTTATCGGATCTAACCCATTTTCTCTCACAGCAACACCGGGTTCAGTCTCTTTCCAGGGTTGCCAAACAATCCAACCCTATCCCTACCGGACCCGCCGATCGGGCCCCTTTCTGAAGCTGCAAACGGAACTTACGCAGCTACCTCCGTAAGACCaaatttcgatttttttttaatattttatccattACTTGTACTTTTAGATTCCCTCTTTATTGGGTTCTCATATCAATGCATTTATGGCTATAGAGGAATTGGGTGCTGAAATTATAGCGTTTGTGATTGAAGTTTGTGTTTTTGGTGCAATTTCTGAATATATCTTTGtatgggttttttctttttcttgttgctgatgaatatttgagaataatttgTTTTCAGGATACCAGCTTATATGAGCATAATCTTTGAGGTTTGATTCGAATTACGAGACTGTCCAGGCAAGCACATTGCTTGGTTCAATGGGGTGCCACTTGTTCCACTTCAGAAGTTTACGTTAACCAGTGGTTTTTTTATATTAGGAAACCTGAATTTGAAATTACTGTCACCTTTTGATGAACCAAATTTGttgcttctttcttttctttctgacTTTTTATTTACAATCTGAATTTGTTGGTGATTTATGAAATTGGGGGAATTCCGTTTAAATTTTGATGTCTTGTAATAGATTTCTTGAAAACTGGTGTACGATGCCCCTGTCTTTTTGAATTCTGATTTAGTTATATGTTTGTGTTCATTAAAGTAAAAGATCATCTGTTAaggttttgttttgggatttgttttacATCCAGTGAGTTTTCCCTTGAcatgttacttataaaaataaaaataaaaagtttttcccTTGATATGTTCtgtataaaaaatgaatgcaCAAGATCAGAAGATTGATGgaaaattctacttattatttagCTATAAGCAATCTTGTCCTTTCATTTTTTGACAGGATCTACCTATTGAGTTTTTAAAAGAATGTGAGCCAAATCCTTTGGTATGATATCATTCactctgttttgatatttaTCTTCTAGATGTAtcttatatatgtgtatattgTGCGACTCATCACACGTATCGTAGGTTACAATATATTCAATAATACGTTATGTGGCCAGTGTATGGCTATTTTTT from Juglans regia cultivar Chandler chromosome 2, Walnut 2.0, whole genome shotgun sequence carries:
- the LOC109011807 gene encoding uncharacterized protein LOC109011807 isoform X3 encodes the protein MARRRLLLLLKPFDLYSMRQSNSHSRATNPQDILTKEIIGRGTKRGGLYYMDDFDFSQANTMLRTDDKERQIWLWHRRLGHPSFSYLKRLFPSLFSNLHESDFRCETCILAKSHCASYPISLKKCETPFTLIHSDVWGPAPILVSSGVRWFVIFVDDCTRMTWLYVMKNKNEVFGIFRSFQNMIKTQFSAKLQILRSDNGSEYDNNELREYFQAHGLHHETTCSQTPQQNGVAERKNRHILEIARALLTAVHAPRRYWADAVGTAVYLLNRMPS